A DNA window from Bacteroidia bacterium contains the following coding sequences:
- a CDS encoding saccharopine dehydrogenase C-terminal domain-containing protein has product MKNILIIGAGRSASSLINYLLQHSASLDTTVTVGDISLALAEQKTNKHPNGKAIAFDVNNSAQRENEITKAAVVVSMLPASLHYLVAKDCLRLKKHLVTASYVSKEIGLLDAEARAADILFLNECGLDPGIDHMSAMKVIHEIQNDGGKINSFKSYCGGLVAPEYNDNPWGYKFSWNPRNVILAGQGTAQYIENNQYKYIPYNRLFTQTEKIVVDGIGELEAYANRDSLSYREPYGLENIPTVLRGTLRMKGYCKAWNAFVQLGLTDDSYKIKDAEKLTYYDLLEAFLPNGNQSVKEKLAHFLGENKDSEVMQKLDWLGIFEKNKINLSDVSPAQILQDLLEKKWLLKPADKDMILMQHEFEFVKNAKKEKIISSLMVKGEDQTYTAMAKTVGLPMAIAVKLILTGKLKRRGVAIPIYPEIYNPILEELATLGIEFVEKKVSE; this is encoded by the coding sequence ATGAAAAACATTCTCATTATCGGAGCAGGACGTTCCGCTTCCAGTTTAATAAATTATTTGTTGCAGCATTCGGCTTCGCTAGATACAACAGTAACCGTTGGCGATATTTCTTTGGCACTTGCCGAACAAAAAACAAATAAACATCCCAACGGAAAAGCCATTGCTTTTGATGTAAATAATTCTGCGCAGCGCGAAAATGAAATTACAAAAGCTGCGGTGGTGGTTTCCATGCTGCCAGCATCCTTACATTATTTGGTGGCGAAAGATTGTTTGCGTTTGAAAAAACATTTGGTAACGGCTTCTTATGTTTCGAAAGAAATTGGTTTGTTAGATGCAGAAGCGCGTGCTGCTGATATTTTGTTTTTGAACGAATGCGGTTTGGATCCAGGAATTGATCACATGTCTGCGATGAAAGTGATTCACGAAATTCAAAATGATGGTGGAAAAATAAATTCTTTCAAATCATATTGTGGAGGTTTGGTTGCTCCAGAATACAACGACAATCCTTGGGGCTATAAATTTTCATGGAATCCGAGAAATGTAATTTTAGCCGGACAAGGAACCGCTCAATATATTGAGAACAATCAATACAAATACATTCCTTACAACAGACTTTTTACACAAACTGAAAAAATAGTTGTAGATGGAATAGGGGAGTTGGAAGCGTATGCGAATCGTGATTCTTTGTCGTACAGAGAACCTTATGGATTGGAAAATATTCCAACTGTTTTGCGCGGAACACTTCGGATGAAAGGCTATTGTAAAGCCTGGAATGCCTTTGTACAATTAGGTTTAACAGACGATTCATACAAAATAAAAGATGCTGAAAAACTTACGTATTACGATTTACTCGAAGCATTTTTACCGAACGGAAATCAATCAGTTAAAGAAAAATTAGCGCACTTTTTGGGAGAAAATAAAGATTCCGAAGTAATGCAGAAATTAGATTGGCTGGGTATTTTCGAGAAAAATAAAATTAATTTGAGCGATGTTTCGCCGGCGCAAATTCTACAAGATTTATTGGAGAAAAAATGGTTACTAAAACCTGCGGATAAAGATATGATTTTGATGCAGCACGAGTTTGAGTTTGTGAAAAATGCTAAAAAAGAAAAAATTATTTCTTCCTTAATGGTGAAAGGTGAAGACCAAACCTATACTGCGATGGCAAAAACAGTCGGACTTCCGATGGCAATTGCAGTAAAACTTATTTTAACTGGAAAACTAAAACGTAGAGGAGTGGCAATTCCTATTTATCCTGAAATTTATAATCCTATTTTAGAAGAATTAGCAACGCTTGGAATTGAGTTTGTAGAAAAAAAAGTTTCTGAGTAA